From Streptomyces sp. TLI_105, the proteins below share one genomic window:
- a CDS encoding phosphotransferase family protein, giving the protein MERGGECVVLRRGPRPPLPKSTHDMVREARIQKVLGGHGVPVPEILAVCEDESLLGVPFYLMSRLDGTVVTDTIPAHLSPAEQRRATSEAVVDTLVALHGIDVTGGELATLGSPQGYLGRQVDRFRGLWEVNTTRGLPAVERISDWLGHNLPASQAASVVHGDYRMGNLMFAPQAPARVLAILDWEMATLGDPLADLSVTHWRIWGTSPPRTPKPAVLPPRSNSPRSPRYLTRRRPAERHQSRMGLDLTPLPWYQTLALWKAVIFCEAVYTRWQRGERPNDTVFGPSLETGVPRLLETAGQYAGLTVTTRR; this is encoded by the coding sequence ATCGAACGGGGTGGTGAGTGCGTCGTGCTGCGCCGTGGCCCGCGGCCGCCGCTGCCGAAGTCGACGCACGACATGGTGCGCGAGGCCCGCATCCAGAAGGTCCTCGGCGGGCACGGGGTGCCCGTGCCGGAGATCCTCGCGGTCTGCGAGGACGAGTCGCTTCTGGGCGTGCCGTTCTACCTCATGTCCCGGCTCGACGGAACGGTCGTCACCGACACGATCCCGGCCCACCTCTCCCCCGCCGAACAGCGTCGGGCCACCAGTGAGGCGGTCGTCGACACCCTCGTCGCCCTGCACGGCATCGACGTGACCGGAGGGGAACTCGCCACCCTCGGCTCGCCCCAGGGATACCTCGGTCGCCAGGTCGACCGGTTCCGAGGGCTGTGGGAGGTCAACACCACCCGCGGCCTGCCGGCGGTGGAGCGCATCTCGGACTGGCTCGGCCACAACCTGCCGGCGAGCCAGGCGGCCTCGGTGGTGCACGGTGACTACCGCATGGGCAACCTCATGTTCGCGCCGCAGGCACCCGCCAGGGTCCTCGCGATCCTGGACTGGGAGATGGCCACCCTCGGTGACCCACTGGCGGATCTCTCGGTGACCCACTGGCGGATCTGGGGTACGTCACCGCCACGTACTCCGAAGCCGGCAGTCCTACCACCCCGCTCGAACTCACCCCGGTCACCCCGCTACCTCACCCGGCGCCGGCCGGCAGAGCGCCATCAGTCCCGCATGGGCCTCGATCTCACCCCGCTGCCCTGGTACCAGACCCTCGCCCTGTGGAAGGCAGTGATCTTCTGCGAGGCCGTCTACACCCGCTGGCAGCGCGGTGAGCGTCCGAACGACACGGTCTTCGGGCCGTCGCTCGAGACGGGTGTC
- a CDS encoding TetR/AcrR family transcriptional regulator, translating to MTGDSLRERSKARRREAILTAAYELFAEKGFDATSIADIAEAAEVSPRTVTLYFPTKLELAMEHFNAFVDQLAAALHARPAGQGILDTVEQWLREQEQSQDKFDELYDRMLQSNPQLKGLCRGRLTDVIQDGARLLAEEQGWRPDDFAPRILAATVASVIGELTHQSEPGDLETAMTFIRAAAATLQPG from the coding sequence ATGACGGGTGACAGCCTCAGGGAACGCAGCAAGGCTCGACGCAGGGAAGCGATCCTCACCGCCGCTTACGAGCTGTTCGCGGAGAAGGGCTTCGACGCCACGAGCATCGCCGACATCGCCGAAGCGGCCGAGGTCTCACCGCGCACGGTCACGCTGTACTTCCCGACCAAGCTCGAGCTGGCGATGGAGCACTTCAACGCGTTCGTCGACCAGCTGGCCGCGGCGCTGCACGCCAGGCCTGCGGGGCAGGGCATCCTCGACACCGTGGAGCAGTGGTTGCGCGAGCAGGAGCAGTCCCAGGACAAGTTCGACGAGCTCTACGACCGGATGCTCCAGTCCAACCCCCAGCTCAAGGGACTGTGCCGGGGTCGGCTGACCGACGTCATCCAGGACGGTGCCCGGCTTCTCGCCGAGGAGCAGGGCTGGCGCCCCGACGACTTCGCCCCACGCATCCTTGCGGCCACGGTGGCGAGCGTGATCGGCGAGCTGACGCACCAGTCCGAGCCGGGAGATCTGGAGACCGCCATGACCTTCATCCGCGCCGCGGCCGCCACCTTGCAGCCCGGCTGA
- a CDS encoding acyl-CoA dehydrogenase family protein, whose translation MTEPHPGAGSDPAALRTTAVRTDGGWIIDGHKRFTSGAVGAGFCIVMARTPAVDGSPEGATMFLVDMTSPGVRVGEAIHTVDCSMTHRGSAAARSRGSASATATPTSPI comes from the coding sequence ATGACCGAGCCCCACCCGGGGGCGGGCTCCGACCCGGCGGCGCTGCGGACCACGGCCGTGCGCACCGACGGCGGCTGGATCATCGACGGGCACAAGCGGTTCACCAGCGGCGCCGTCGGTGCCGGGTTCTGCATCGTGATGGCCCGGACCCCGGCCGTCGACGGCTCCCCCGAGGGGGCCACCATGTTCCTCGTCGACATGACGAGCCCCGGCGTCCGGGTCGGCGAGGCGATCCACACCGTCGACTGCTCCATGACGCACAGGGGATCGGCAGCGGCCCGCTCGCGTGGCAGCGCATCGGCGACGGCCACTCCAACGTCACCTATCTGA